The Pecten maximus chromosome 12, xPecMax1.1, whole genome shotgun sequence genome includes a region encoding these proteins:
- the LOC117340024 gene encoding uncharacterized protein LOC117340024: MAEADPRPEYRCLMCTSPYKEPRLLPCGHTFCCRCLTSYIEAEHVTADEDRHYFPCPVCEAPINPDDGNTVVSTWATCFPKKDFLVSSTAQSSDVLFCEPCRRWKESNPAEVTCTECDEKLCKQCRIYHKRNKASSSHRLVSISGNVGQLCDVTVYEICHKHSGKPLDVYCVDHSAMCCYICVSVSHRQCNNVKPMDDVIKKTMAKQSLGETEWKELTEETKKMLDEDDLGITTLNAREKEVSAEMTDRIQKAKDKLDNLNARFQSDLAGQCRTYRQQLLNRRKNVNTFHINAENSHLLMSRSDQQLSERHRFFVREQTKNQISGHYRRMDQNTKKETNQFDITLKLQETINEIMKMTTAGNVDVTSTLSPVSQNANGRICSLIGSLLLTPSASAFSDSTSTSDLTGSLQHLTVQTTPVTAAVDVWTGSVSCVHTVNTSTLGGEGTPWLTGGIFTDNNELLITDYCNRRLLLFDDKYSYTREYKVSGCPTDIARGRTADEIFVAVNETQILRGTLQNGQLSVINTISSLPSTFGIAVLGDNILVGTSYSVKVMSIDGTVTKSIKKGGRTHLAVSKSKSTVYHRDNNDVVCRRLDSDAVVYRYRDPGLNCPIGIGLDRDDNVYVCGFRSGNVYLVSPDGSRGRVLLSKLSGITCPCCIVVHPTKQEFVVTSNQESTVLEVYKFSDDNI; the protein is encoded by the coding sequence ATGGCAGAAGCCGACCCGAGACCGGAATACAGATGTTTGATGTGTACGTCACCCTACAAAGAACCGAGGCTGCTCCCTTGTGGTCATACTTTCTGCTGCCGATGTCTGACGTCATACATCGAAGCGGAACACGTCACTGCAGACGAGGACCGACACTACTTCCCTTGTCCTGTCTGTGAGGCGCCAATTAATCCTGATGACGGCAATACAGTCGTAAGTACATGGGCGACATGTTTTCCGAAAAAGGATTTCCTTGTTTCCTCTACAGCACAGTCGTCCGATGTCCTTTTCTGTGAGCCATGTCGACGCTGGAAAGAATCGAACCCTGCCGAGGTCACGTGTACCGAGTGTGATGAGAAGCTCTGTAAACAATGCAGAATTTACCATAAACGGAACAAGGCATCATCTTCTCATCGACTTGTCTCCATCTCTGGGAATGTTGGACAACTTTGTGATGTAACAGTCTACGAAATCTGTCATAAACATAGTGGAAAACCCCTGGACGTGTACTGTGTAGACCACAGCGCTATGTGttgttatatctgtgtgtcggtgtcacacagacaatgtaACAATGTTAAACCAATGGATGATGTGATCAAGAAGACAATGGCAAAACAGAGTCTCGGTGAGACAGAATGGAAGGAGCTGACAGAGGAAACAAAGAAGATGTTAGATGAGGACGATTTAGGGATAACAACGCTAAACGCAAGAGAAAAAGAAGTTTCAGCGGAAATGACCGACAGGATACAGAAAGCTAAAGACAAGCTCGATAACCTTAACGCAAGATTTCAATCAGACCTCGCAGGTCAATGCAGAACATACAGACAACAACTACTGAATCGACGGAAGAATGTCAACACATTTCACATCAACGCGGAAAATTCACATCTGCTGATGTCACGTTCAGATCAACAGTTATCAGAGCGTCACCGATTTTTCGTGagagaacaaacaaaaaatcagaTATCGGGACATTACCGACGTATGGATCAAAACACAAAGAAAGAAACAAATCAGTTTGACATCACACTGAAGCTACAGGAAACgattaatgaaattatgaaaatgaCAACCGCGGGAAATGTTGACGTCACCTCGACACTTTCACCCGTGTCACAGAATGCAAATGGCCGTATATGTTCCTTGATAGGATCTTTGCTTTTGACGCCTTCAGCTTCAGCATTTTCGGACTCGACTTCGACTTCCGATTTGACGGGTTCTCTGCAGCATCTGACAGTCCAGACTACTCCAGTAACGGCCGCGGTGGATGTATGGACCGGGTCGGTATCTTGTGTACATACGGTTAACACCAGTACACTTGGAGGAGAGGGAACGCCTTGGTTGACGGGAGGAATCTTTACTGACAACAATGAATTACTTATTACAGACTACTGTAACCGTAGACTCCTACTGTTTGATGATAAATATTCCTACACGAGAGAATATAAAGTTAGCGGTTGCCCTACAGATATAGCACGTGGACGTACTGCTGATGAGATATTTGTGGCTGTAAACGAGACACAGATACTGAGAGGTACACTACAGAATGGTCAGCTGTCCGTGATCAACACGATCAGTAGTCTCCCTAGTACCTTTGGTATAGCAGTACTCGGGGACAACATCCTGGTCGGTACTTCTTATAGTGTGAAGGTTATGTCTATCGATGGGACGGTCACCAAGTCAATAAAGAAGGGAGGTAGAACACACCTCGCAGTATCTAAATCTAAGTCTACTGTATACCACAGAGATAACAATGACGTTGTGTGTAGACGACTAGACAGTGACGCAGTAGTCTACAGGTACAGGGATCCTGGTCTGAATTGTCCTATAGGTATCGGACTAGACCGGGATGACaatgtgtatgtttgtggtTTCCGGTCCGGAAACGTTTACCTCGTTTCACCCGACGGGTCCCGTGGGAGGGTATTACTGTCCAAGCTGTCCGGTATCACCTGTCCGTGCTGTATAGTGGTCCATCCAACCAAACAGGAGTTCGTGGTTACTTCTAACCAGGAATCTACTGTACTGGAGGTGTATAAATTCAGTGACGACAACATATAA